AGAACCGTTTCTGTCGGGTCGTCTGTACTCCTGTATCCACCATAAAGAACTTTCCTCAAGGCGTCCATTCTGGCCATTGTCAGATAATTTAAAAAATCACCACTCCAATAAATTGTATTGACACCATCACATTTCTTACTTGGAGTTGTACCCACTACCGGTGCGGCAACAGGTTCAAAACGACTGTCGGCGGACGAATAATTGTAACATTTATAACTGTCAAAATATCCATAATAATCAATACCGGGAGTCCATTTGCCATCCCCGTTGACGTCAGTATAAGATTCACCGAAATCCCATTGATTATTGGAGTTTGAATCTACAAAAGGTTCTGCTTCACCTTTGTACCCCACATCAAGGGTCCCATCCTCATTGAGATCAGAAGCATCATTATACGCCTCGTAATACAGCTTATGATTTTTCCCCATCACTAGCATAACTATTGGAGGTACCTGGCTTGTCAGAAAAGATGGTGTAGAATAAAAATCCACTGCCTGGGCTGCAAACAGTTTTATCGAGAACCCGAACAACAGCCAGGTCAGTAATGAAATGGAAACAAATATTTTCCTCTTTTTATTCATGACTTCCCTCCTGAACATCCACCAGTATTTCATATATGTTATGTCCCAGGCTTTTAAACCAGATCTGCATTCCCACAGTCAGAGGCCGGTTGTTGTCCTTACTGCTTCGATAGTTTTTTTTCCCGGCACTGTTTTGCACCAGGGTAATCTTAACGTCAGGCATTAAAAGATACTCAATGGTATCAATTTCTATGCGCCGGTGAGTTTCCAGCCATGGTTCTCTTGTTATTACTCCCCTGTGAAACTCTCCAACCGCCATGGCAGTATTCAGGCTTATCAGAAAAAGAAGAGTTGAGATAAAAAAAACGATTGAGAATTTCTTTTTACAATTCATAACCTACTCCAATGGAACAAGCTGATTGTTGAGAGTAAACACATTAACAGATCAAATAATCATTATGAAAACAATCAATAAGGACGACATTCTCCCTCCATGCCGACCAAGTGCCTCCATCCCAAACGTATAACTGCCACACTGTTACTTAACCCGAGTTTCTGGGAAAACACCTGGTAATTTATAACACTGCCACCTCCTGCAGCCCCTTTGCCTTTTCCCTCGTATCCGGAAGCCATCGTAATTGATCCACCTGCACTGAGTGAAGTTTGCCCAAAAAGCGCTATATTTGTATGGGGAGCATTATCGGTAGCATTTGCCATATTTTCCGGAATCCTGATATTTCTGGCACCATCAGATGGGAAATCATTTTGAGTAATGGCCGTTCCGGCCGGCAACCCTATCACAGTGGGATTCCACGGAAGTACTGTAAAATCTTCACGATAGGCAAGTTTTGGGTCAGCAACCTGTACCCCGCCAATATTATAAAAAATTACGGGACTCGGACTTGCGCTGCTCAACCCGGCCTTGTTAAAACCGAGAGGGCAGGCAATATTCCACTCGATCATCTCAATACCAACCTCCGTCCCCCCGTCAGCTCCATAAAAAGTTTTCTCTGCCAGATTAATATTCTGGGCAATATTTTTTTCAACATTGGAGGTATTCATTCCGGCCAATCCCACAAGGGAGAGAACAACCAGAACCGAGAGAGCAGCAACCAGCACAAAACCTTTTTCATTTTTTCCAGTTATCGATAATGGATTAAAATTTTTATTAATTTTTTTCATATCACATCATCCTTAATATAACTGTATTCAGCCCGATGAACAGGTCTGGCTGTCTGGGCAGCTTTATCTTTCGAGTTTATAACTATAATATTGATAGTTTTTGTATTCTCTACCGGATAATCGACTGCTATATTCCAATAAACATCATAGTCATCATAAAAAGCGCATTGATCAGCAATATTGACACAGCCTGCCACTGCATTCCCCCGGGGATCGACATTTCCGGGACAACACTGCCAATGCCTCAGGCCGAATTCCTCGTTAGGATTAGTAGTATTAACATTGCCGTCATCCTGATCATCAATACCATCTCCATTTGAATCTTGGTTTGTACCATCTCCGTCCAAATCGGTCAGCAGCGGGTCGGAATAATCGAGACGCATAATGTCTTCTATAAAAGAGGCCGCCATCATTGATTTCGCTGATATTCCACCGGCATTACTGTTTTCATCTATCGATTTGACCTGCATCATCTGCAGCGCCAATATACCAATGGTGAAAATGACCATTGCAATTAACACTTCAACAAGAGTAAATCCTTTTTCCTGAGTTTTCATGACTACCTCTTATAGGCCAATATTCCTGCACTGAACAGTAGTGTATAAAAATCTTCGCCGGAAATTATCATTATAGGGACCACCATTTATGACGGTACCAAACGGAGTTGTGTAGGTTAATGTATTTAGATAATTTACTTCGGGTGTAGCAGTACGAACAAGCATGGAGATCTGAACTGTACGAATCTGATCCAATGTTGACGGATTTGGAGCGAGAGTCACCGTCCCATCTTCAAGAGTATAGGCAAACTCTATAAAATCCACATTATCAACAAATGGTTGGGCCCCACCTCCGGTGTTTCTTGTGAGCTGAAGAGTAGCTGCATTAAACGCCAGTGTTACATTTTCATTGGCATCTGCAATATCCCCATCACCATCAGTAGCTGTCCCCGCATTATCAGTTATATCCTGTGTAAAATTAATGGTATTACTGGTTGCGGTTACTATTCCTGCACCGGCATTGCCTGAAGGGTCATATCCAGCCATTCGCAACTCCTGACCAACGAGATAAAGTCCGGCACGCAGATTCTGTTGCATATCTACAACAACTTCCTGCCTTGTATAAATGTTTTGCTGCCCTGTATATACAAAATATATAGCTCCGGCAACAATACTGGAAACCAGCAGAGCAATCATCAACTCAACCAGTGTGAAGCCACTGATATTAGAGCTTTTTTTATAATAATAAACAGTCATATTTGTTAATTAATCCAATTATTTGGGTTTCCGGCATTAGTATTTGTCTGGATAAAAGCGCTGCCGGTATTTCTAACCATCACACGCAACCAAAGTGTTGCCTGCGCCGGATTGCCATTATTTGAAAAGACAACACTCCCTGTACCCACAGCCAATCGGGTTGCAACCATTGATCGCTGATTAAAACTAATCGCAGTAAATAAATTTGCCTGATCAGCAGGGATAGCTGCAACGGGAGTCATTGTGAGGGCTACAGATTCACGAACATTAACGTCAGACATAAGCAATGGCTCTGTTCCTACCCCTCCCCCAACAGGATTGTCCCATACAGCATCACACGCTGTTCCACCACCGGATCCATCATCGATAAATATGCGATAACTTCCCCCGGTAGCCGGAGCTACAACCGGTAAAAAATAGAGGCCAACACATGTGTTTCTTTTAACAGCCTCAAGTTTCATGGTCTGTATATTGGAAAGTAATTCTCTTCCATCTGCGTGAAGGTTTTTTGTAGGTTTCATTGAAATGTAATTTGAAATCACTGCCACAGCTAAAATAGCAATTATCGAGACAACGACCAAAGATTCAACAAGTGTTACTCCCTTATCATCTATATTCAGGAAATAAACTGAAAAAAATTTTTTCCTTTTCAAGCTCATAAGCTCACGCTCCCTGCCCACTTATAATTCGAAAAATCTCAAGTTTTTATTCTTTTGGAACATTATCGGGTATGCAAAATTCACACCAAAACAATAAAAATAAAAACAATTGGTATTTATAATGAAAATTAAAGCTTTTTAACCATAACCAGATTGTTGTAAAGATTTTTTATAATTTATTTTAATATTTATTGGTCACTACAATTCAATTCATCAAAATAGACTTTTCCGTTTTTCTTAATGCAGTATTTTGAACCGTATGGGTTTTTGGGAAGATGTTTTAAAAAACCTTTTTCTACGAGTTCTTCTACGGAAGAGGGAATTTTCCTATTTTCCTTCCGATAAATTTGCATCGCTTTTTCGATAATCAGACTACCCTTAAGAGCCTCATAGCGATTTTCAATTTGCTTTCTTTCAAAATCTGAATGTGTTGAATGCTGAAGAATATTTTCCAGGAGCATAATTGCAGTTTCAGTCACTCCCCCCTTCAATGCCAACCTGCCCCCCAACACAGAAAGAAAAGGTGGACTGTGAGGCACAAGAGCTGCTTTTAAATAAAATTTTCCTGCTTTCCCGAGATTATTATTAAAAAAATAGCTGTTAAACCCTATGAATCTAAATGGTTGCCAGTCCCATGGTCTTTTCTCTGCTGCAATAAGTAAAATATCCTCCATTTCGTTGACCATTTTCGCAGACCATGGTAACCATCCCTGGGCTAGAATGAAAGTCTGATTAAAGTAAGGATCTAATGCCTGACAGTTACGAAATAATTTATATATACGCTTCCAATCATGTTTCTTTTTCACAGTAACAAATTTTTTCCCTCTTCTTTCCAACCTGGTTCCAAGCCGAGCACCAATATCTAGCAAAAGCGCATCTGCAACAACTCCTTTGAATTCAACTGCCAGTGCTTTTAATACGTCTTCCGGCAAAGTCTGTATGACTGGAGTTTGATCTCTGCTCAACTGTGATTTTTCATCCCTTAACAATTGCAGAGAACTATAACTAAACACGAAAATGCAACAAACTATAATAGGAAAGAAAAGAACTTTACTTCTTGCGAACATCAAGTTAAATCCTTTTTGGAAAGAAAAAGATGAGAAAAGTATAATAAGAGGAAAGAATAACTCAAAGAATAAAGAACCAGCAGAAAAAACTCATGAAAGCCAAAAAAAAGCCCATATGCAGCAACGGTTTTTTTATCAAACAGTGATAAATTGGGAAAAATCCAAGAAATAATTGTTACAATAAAACTATAGTCACTTAAAGGTGCTGCAAGTGGATTATTATCGATCACTCTCCTGAGTAATTCCATATTCTGCCCCACAAGATAAGTGGAAACAGTAAATAAAAGAGCTACAAAATGATTACTTGCAAAACAGAAAAAGAAGAAACTGACAGACAATAACATCAAAAGAGCCAGCCATTGGCAAAAAAGGGCCATCAAATAAGTGACCCAAGAAAAATTAGGAGGAATATAAGTTACGTGATTTGTAAAAACAAATTGCATGGATGCAGCAGCACTCACTCCCATTATAGCACCGGCAGCAAGAAGTATCAGACTGAGACCCAAAAATTTTCCTGCCGTATACTGCCAGATAGTAACAGGCCGAGATAAAATCATATGAATACTTCTGGCATCAAAATCGTCAGCGAGAATTTTCAGCGCAAGAAATAATACCATCAAAATTCCCGTAAATGCAAAAGCTGACAATCCAAATTCTACAGACACTTTACCAAGATCCCAGGAAAACAACTCTGTTATGGCAATATTTAAAAATGACAAAAGTGCTGCGAGTGAAACAATAGCCCACAAGGATTTATGACGAATCCCTTCCACAAAAGTTGCCCATGTAAGATTCCATATATTACGACTGCTTTGCATTTTCAGCTTCCTTTATACTGGAAACAAATTGTTCCTCTAACGTTTGTTGTTCAACAAAATTGGACAATTCCCCCGAATAAAGCAATTCACCTTTATGAATAACCGCAATTCGATCACACAATTCCTCGATATCACTAAGAATATGAGTGCTGAAAAAAATAGTTTTCCCTCTTTTTTTGAGCTCTTCAAAAATCTCTTTGATCAAATGACGACCAAGTGGATCTAATCCACTCATGGGTTCATCAAAAATAAAAATCTGTGGATCATGAATCAAGGCATTGGCCATCCCTAATCTTTGCTTCATACCCTTTGAAAAATCTCTGACCCTGATGTTTATTGCATCTTGAAGATTCAGTCGTTCCAACAGAACTGGAATAGTCTTTTTGAGCTCTTTTAATTGAAGATTACTGAGCTTCCCTGATAAAAGGAGTGTTTCCCATGCAGTCAAATGGTTATAAAAAACCGGTGATTCCGACAAATATCCTATTTGATGACGAAATTCGTTTTTACCAACAATATTTCCAAAAATTTCAATTTCACCGCTTGTTGGTCGTAAAAAATTAAGGATCAACTTAATTGTTGTAGATTTCCCTGCTCCATTTGGTCCCAAAAAACCAAACACATCTCCCTCATCTACCTCAAGAGAAAGATTACTGAGGACTGTATTGATCTTTCTTTTAGAAATTGCAAATTGCTTTGTGAGATTTTTAATTATTAAAGCTTGAGCCATTTTTTATTAGCAATGTATTGATCAATTTAAAAAGGTACATTCAATCAAAAGAGAAGTGTATTCCAGTAAGTATAATTGTTTTTTTGTATGTTGTATATGAAGAAGAAATCCCAACACACTGACGCATGTTGGGATTTTACCAATAAATCAACAAATAATAATCTTAGTTGGCAGGAGCCCAGTTAGCACTGGGAGAGCCGTTACCATTAACATCAGCAGTTGTAGGATCATTATCAGCGTTAAAACCGTCTGCAGCACTGGCAGCGACTACAGGTGCTGCTAACAACCGATCATTACCAATCCAGTTTGCATTACTGACACTATAGAGGA
The DNA window shown above is from Desulfomarina profundi and carries:
- a CDS encoding type IV pilus modification PilV family protein, which codes for MKTQEKGFTLVEVLIAMVIFTIGILALQMMQVKSIDENSNAGGISAKSMMAASFIEDIMRLDYSDPLLTDLDGDGTNQDSNGDGIDDQDDGNVNTTNPNEEFGLRHWQCCPGNVDPRGNAVAGCVNIADQCAFYDDYDVYWNIAVDYPVENTKTINIIVINSKDKAAQTARPVHRAEYSYIKDDVI
- a CDS encoding prepilin-type N-terminal cleavage/methylation domain-containing protein, which gives rise to MTVYYYKKSSNISGFTLVELMIALLVSSIVAGAIYFVYTGQQNIYTRQEVVVDMQQNLRAGLYLVGQELRMAGYDPSGNAGAGIVTATSNTINFTQDITDNAGTATDGDGDIADANENVTLAFNAATLQLTRNTGGGAQPFVDNVDFIEFAYTLEDGTVTLAPNPSTLDQIRTVQISMLVRTATPEVNYLNTLTYTTPFGTVINGGPYNDNFRRRFLYTTVQCRNIGL
- a CDS encoding GspH/FimT family pseudopilin — its product is MSLKRKKFFSVYFLNIDDKGVTLVESLVVVSIIAILAVAVISNYISMKPTKNLHADGRELLSNIQTMKLEAVKRNTCVGLYFLPVVAPATGGSYRIFIDDGSGGGTACDAVWDNPVGGGVGTEPLLMSDVNVRESVALTMTPVAAIPADQANLFTAISFNQRSMVATRLAVGTGSVVFSNNGNPAQATLWLRVMVRNTGSAFIQTNTNAGNPNNWIN
- a CDS encoding ABC transporter permease, with translation MQSSRNIWNLTWATFVEGIRHKSLWAIVSLAALLSFLNIAITELFSWDLGKVSVEFGLSAFAFTGILMVLFLALKILADDFDARSIHMILSRPVTIWQYTAGKFLGLSLILLAAGAIMGVSAAASMQFVFTNHVTYIPPNFSWVTYLMALFCQWLALLMLLSVSFFFFCFASNHFVALLFTVSTYLVGQNMELLRRVIDNNPLAAPLSDYSFIVTIISWIFPNLSLFDKKTVAAYGLFFGFHEFFLLVLYSLSYSFLLLYFSHLFLSKKDLT
- a CDS encoding ABC transporter ATP-binding protein — encoded protein: MAQALIIKNLTKQFAISKRKINTVLSNLSLEVDEGDVFGFLGPNGAGKSTTIKLILNFLRPTSGEIEIFGNIVGKNEFRHQIGYLSESPVFYNHLTAWETLLLSGKLSNLQLKELKKTIPVLLERLNLQDAINIRVRDFSKGMKQRLGMANALIHDPQIFIFDEPMSGLDPLGRHLIKEIFEELKKRGKTIFFSTHILSDIEELCDRIAVIHKGELLYSGELSNFVEQQTLEEQFVSSIKEAENAKQS